GCCCGGCCACAAGGTGCTACCGCAAATCGCCAAGACTCGCGGCACCACTCCTGGCGTGGGACTCATCTCCCCTCCTCCGCACCACGACATTTACTCGATCGAGGATTTGGCGGAGCTGATCCACGACTTGAAGAACTCCAACGTCAAAGCACGTGTCAACGTGAAGCTGGTATCCGAAGTCGGTGTCGGCACCATTGCTGCGGGTGTGGCCAAGGCCAAGGCCGACGTCATCCTCGTTTCTGGTTACGACGGCGGCACAGGTGCTTCGCCTCGCTCTTCCATCCAGCACGCAGGTGCCCCATGGGAGCTCGGCCTCGCTGAAACCAATCAAACATTGCTGCTCAACGACCTACGCTCTCGCGTGGTGGTTGAAACCGACGGCCAGCTCAAGACAGGCCGCGACGTCGCGATCGCTTGTTTGCTCGGCGCGGAAGAATTCGGCTTTGCCACCACCGCACTGGTTGCACTCGGTTGCCTGATGATGCGTGTTTGCCACAAGAACACTTGCCCGGTCGGTGTCGCGACTCAGAACCCTGAACTGCGCAAGAAGTTCAACGGCGATGCAGAAGCCGTGGTCAACTTCATGAAGTTCATCGCTGAAGAAATCCGCGAAACCATGGCGAAGCTCGGCTTCCGCACCATCAACGAAATGGTCGGCCGCGTAGACAAACTCGAAATGCGCCAAGCCATCGACCACTGGAAGGCTAAGGGACTCGACTACAGCAAGATTCTCTACCGTCCGGACGTAGGTCCAGAAGTCGGCACTTACTGCCAGATGAAGCAAGATCACCTGCTCGACCGTTCGCTCGACATGCGCGAGATCCTCGAGCAAGCGCAACCTGCGATTCAAGAAGGCAAGCCAGTCGAAATCAACCTACCGATCGTGAACATCAATCGCGTGGTCGGCACCATCACCGGCGCCGAGATCTCACGCAAGTATGGCGCAGAAGGGCTGCCGGAAGATACAGTAAAGGTCAACCTCACCGGTTCTGCAGGTCAATCACTCGGCGCATTCTGCCCGAAGGGTATGACCTTCACCGTGACAGGTGACACCAACGACTATCTGGGCAAAGGCCTCTCCGGCGCAAAGATCGTGGTGCGCCCCGATCCGGAATCCTCATTCGTCGCACACGAAAACATCATCACAGGTAATGTTTGCTTCTATGGCGCCACCAAGGGTGAAGCCTATGTCGCAGGTATGGCCGGCGAACGTTTCTGCGTGCGTAACTCAGGTGTCGAAGCAGTCGTCGAAGGCGTGGGTGACCACGCACTCGAATACATGACAGGCGGCATGGTCATCAACCTCGGCACGACCGGCCGTAACCTCGGCGCTGGTATGTCCGGCGGTGTGGCTTACGTCTACGACGAGGCAGGCGATTTTGTTCAAAACCGCTTGAATCCCGACATGGTCAACGTCTATCAGCTGATCGAATGCGGCGACGAGGAAATGAACCTGGTCAAAGCCAAGATCGAGAAGCATGTCGCTTACACCGGTTCCAAACGCGGACAAAGTATCCTCGACGACTGGCCCGAATCGGCAGGTAAGTTCCTCAAGATTCTACCACAGGACTACGAGCGCGTGTTACAAGCCGTCAAACGTGCCGAAGAGCGTGGCCTCGCAGGCGACGACGCAGTCCAAGCCGCATTCGAAGAAAACGTGAAAGCCGGTCACTAAGCCGCCCTCACCTTCACACTTAAAAACCTTCACACTTATACATTATGGGTAAAGCAACTGGATTTATGGAATTCGAGCGCAAGACGATTGCGAATCGTCCGCCACTCGAACGCGTCAAGGACTGGGATGAAATTCACGAACACTTCGACGAAGAAAAAGTACAGACACAGGGCGCACGTTGCATGGACTGCGGCACGCCTTACTGTCACACAGGCATGACACTGGCCAACATGGCGAGCGGCTGCCCCGTCAACAACCTCATCCCCGAGTTCAACGACCTCGTTTATCAAGGCAAGTGGCAAGACGCTTACGAGCGCTTGATGAAGACCAATAACTTCCCCGAATTCACCGGCCGCGTCTGCCCCGCACCTTGCGAAGGCTCTTGCGTGCTCGGCGTGATCGAGCCCCCTGTCACCATTAAGGACATCGAGTGCTCCATCATCGACAAAGCTTGGAACGAAGGTTGGGTCACCCCCACACCTCCCAAAGAGCGCACCGGAAAGAAGATCGCAGTCGTCGGCTCTGGCCCTGCAGGTCTTGCAGCCGCGGATCAGCTCAACAAGGCCGGACACCTCGTTACCATCTTCGAACGTGCCGACCGCCCAGGCGGCCTACTCATGTATGGTATTCCCAACATGAAGCTTGAGAAGCAAGTGGTCACACGCCGCACCCAGCTAATGGAGGCTGAAGGAGTCGTGATCAAATGTGGAGTTGAAATCGGCAAAGACATTCCAGCCAAGCAATTGATGGAAGAGTTCGACTCTGTCGTACTTTGCTGCGGTGCCACCAAGCCACGTGATCTTCCGATCGAAGGTCGCGAGCTGACCAATATCCGCTTCGCCATGGAGTTCCTTGGGCCCAACACCAAGGAGCTTTGGGACATCAAGGACGGCAAGTCTGAGCAATTCACAGAGCTCGCCAAGGGCAAGAATGTTGTGATCATCGGCGGTGGCGACACTGGCACTGACTGCGTGGGCACATCACTGCGCCACGGCTGCAAGAGCGTGACTCAACTCGAGATCATGCCCAAGCCTCCCACCGAGCGTGCACCCAACAACCCATGGCCCGAATGGCCCAAGACTTACAAGATGGACTACGGCCAAGAAGAGGCTGCAGAGATCCAGGGCGAAGATCCACGCCAATACCTCGTCACCTCCAGCAAGTTTGAGGGCGATGAAGAAGGCAAAGTCAAAGCCGTGCACATCCACAACATCGAGTGGACCAACGACAACGGCCGCTTCATTCCTAAGAAAGTCGAAGGCAGCGAGCGTGTGCTCGAAGCCGAACTCGTGCTCCTGGCAATGGGCTTCCTCGGTCCTGAAGCAACGATAGCCGAAGAGCTCGGCCTCGACCTCGACGCCCGCTCCAACGTGAAAGCAGACTACGGCACATTCAAAACCAACATCGAAGGTGTCTTCGCTGCAGGTGATATGCGTCGCGGGCAATCACTCATCGTGTGGGCCATCAACGAAGGCCGCGCCGTCGCACGCGAGTGCGACAAGTTCCTAATGGGCAGCACCAAGCTTCCGTAAGCGGAACAAACAATCATTTACAGAAGGTCGCATCCTCAAAGAGATGCGGCCTTTTTTGTGTCGCATACAATACAACAACAGAATTCGAAAGGCCGAGCGCGTCAGCCAAAACGCTGCCATGTGCAAGCCTCCACACACACGCTCAGTGGCAATGGATGTGCGTCTGCTGGAATATGCGCAAAATATACTGCCTAAAAATCCAACCATACAACTGATCCTCCCACAAAAAGCTAACGTCGAGCGACTCCTGACAACTGTTATTTGCGCGCTTAACTCATCTTTTTAGGTTCACGCGAGATACGATCCACGATGAGTGGTAAAACAGCTGGCGCGTCCAAGGAAAGATGAACGGCCTTTCTCAGACGAGCTTGCGCAGCCTCCAAGGACTCCGTATCTCGATAATGGATACGAACGATCGGCTCATTCGGTTGCACTAGGTCACCGACCTTCTTTAACAACTCCAGCCCCACCGCAGGATCGATCACCGAGTCAGTCGACAGGCGTCCGGCTCCAAGCAAGCAGGCTGCCTCACCAAAACTCCGAGCATCAAGCGCGCTGACATACATTGGCTTCTCGTGCTCAAGACCGAATTCGCAAGTAAAGTCGCACAGCGGCAGCAGCTGATAATCATCGGTTACGCGAGGATCCCCGCCTTGCGCTTGAATCAATTCACGAAAGCCCTGCAATGCGGCACCGCTCTGTATCGCAGCTTTCAAGGCGCTCTTCGCATCTTCTACAGTGGCATGAATGCCACCGAGCATTAACATTTCAGTGCACAACGCATAGGTAACTTCCATCAAATCGTCAGGGCCCTCGCCGCGTAGGCAATCGATGGCTTCGATCACCTCCAATGAGTTACCAATCATCCGCCCCAGCGGCTGCTCCATCCGAGTCAGCAAGGCAGTGGTCGGCTTGCCCATACGCCCACTAATCGCGACCAAGGCCTCGGCTAATTCACGCCCCCGGGCTTCAGTGGGCATAAAGGCACCATGACCAAATTTGACATCCAGCACCAAAGCATCGATGCCCTCGGCCAGTTTTTTACTTAAAATACTCCCACAAATGAGCGGAATACTCTCAACCGTTGCCGTCACGTCACGCAAAGCATAGAGCTTGCGATCGGCGGGCACCATATCAGCCGACTGACCAATCATCGCTTGATGAATGGCCTGTAGTTGCTTGCGATAAGCCGCATCATTGAGCTCTGTAGAAAATCCTGGAATGGCTTCGAGCTTGTCCAAAGTGCCACCAGTGTGTCCTAAGCCTCGCCCACTCATCATGGGCACGCAGAGGCCACACGCAGCCACTAAGGGTGAGAGAATCAATGAAACCTTGTCCCCCACTCCACCGGTGGAATGCTTATCAACCTTGGGACGGGAAATCTCCGGCAAATCAACAATACGACCAGAGCGCATCATTGCCTCCGTCAGCCAACTAGTCTCATCGGGTGTCATTCCTTTAAGGACGATCGCCATCAATAAAGCACTGGACTGGTAATCCTTAAACTCTCCTGAGACAACGCCAGCTACGAATGCCTCCACTTGATCACGTGTTAAGGCTAAACCATCGCGTTTACAGGCTATGATCTCTTGAGGAAGCATCTTCATGCGCAATAGTGTGTGCACGCAGACTCTCTTGTCGAGCCAGTGCTGAAAATGAGAATGCTCTAGCAATTCAAATCCCCCCTCCCCCCGCAACAGAGTTTCGAGGCGACATGTCTACATGTAAATCGTTTGTGCATTTCTAATACACGAAAATTCACGAAATTAACGGTTCATTTCCGGTTGCTTCTCAGTAAAGCCTCACTATGCTCCACAATAACCCTGCAGTGTTCGAGACTTAATGGAGTATCTGTCCTTTACTCTGTAACAATCGGGAGCTTGCCCCGCGTAGGTGGCTGTCCAGCCGTCAACCGGAAGACAAATACTTACGAGGAAAGCCCCCACCTTATGCTCAAAAGGCTAAGAACTCCCACTAAAGACGGCACAGGCGGGGCCTTTTTGCGTACGGCTGGCACCATTTACGAGGGCCACGACCTGCCGCAAGCTCATTGCCCGCCGAGCTTAATATTACCCGCCCTCACCAAAAGAAATCGAATGAATACCGACGGACTTCAAAGCATTCAACACATTGACCACGCTCTGTTGGTAGGTATCCGGGTCAGGCTGTATGATCACCAATGTCTTCAACCCCGCCCGATCGGAGGATAGCTTTAGCTGATTCAATGTGCGAGTGAGATTGGGCAAATGAATACTGCCAGGATTATCCGTCGGAACACCGTTGAGCATAACAGTGCCATCGAGTAAAATATCGATATAGTGCTGCTCTGGAAGGGGCGTATCCGGCGGCGCCGCCATACTGGAAGGTAGCTTCACACCGAGGTCAGCCTCTTCTTTCACAATCGTGGTGGTCACCATAAAATAAATTAAAAGCAAAAAGACGATATCGATCATCGGAGTCAGATCGACCTTGTCGTCGGGAATACGTAGGCGTTTAGCTTTCATGACTATTTATCGCTCTGGTATGTGGCAAATATGACATTGGGCACTCCACCCGCAGCCGCAGCGGCAAAGACTTTACGCACCTCTTTAAAGGGCACTTGGGCATCCGCACGAACATAGACCTTAAGCTGCGGAGACCCCAACTTTGCTTGAGTAACCAGCCCCGCCAAATCTTCGATCAAAATAGATTGAGCTCCGAAAAACAGACTACCATCGGACTTGAGGGTAATCGTGGTACGCATGCCACGCTCGTCCGGAATACTGGCGTTCTCAGCGATAGGCACACGAATAGGCACCATTTGCTGCACTTGCATGTTTGCCACCGTCATAAAGAACACAATCAGTAGAAAGACGATATCAATCATCGGGGTGAGATCGGGCGTCTCACTCGTTTCTTCTATGGGGCGTGGTTTCATCCTGAGATTACTGTCCTCTCTATGCCTTAAGACGCCACTTGGTCGGAGACCATACCATTCTTTTTCATCAAACGTGTCATCTCCCCCAAACGCTCATAAATACCTGACGAAGCAGCCATGTATTTGTTCTTAAAGTAGAAATAAAACATCAGCGCAGGAATCGCAATCAACAAGCCAGAGGCCGTAGTCACCAGCGCTTCGGAGATATTATTAGCCAATAACTCAGGCTTACCGAGACCTTGTGCTGCGATATTCCGAAAGGCCTTCACCATACCACTAACTGTGCCAAGCAAGCCCATCATCGGAGAGACCGAAGCAACGACCTGTAAGTATTGTACAAAAACCAACGGTCCAGCGAGCACCTTACCAGCCCGTTCCTCCAGGGCCTCATTCACCTCCGCGACCGAATTATAGCCTTCCTCCACGGTCTGAAACCCAAGGCGTAGGATGTCTGTCATATAGCCAGGATGTGCT
The nucleotide sequence above comes from Coraliomargarita algicola. Encoded proteins:
- a CDS encoding glutamate synthase subunit beta: MGKATGFMEFERKTIANRPPLERVKDWDEIHEHFDEEKVQTQGARCMDCGTPYCHTGMTLANMASGCPVNNLIPEFNDLVYQGKWQDAYERLMKTNNFPEFTGRVCPAPCEGSCVLGVIEPPVTIKDIECSIIDKAWNEGWVTPTPPKERTGKKIAVVGSGPAGLAAADQLNKAGHLVTIFERADRPGGLLMYGIPNMKLEKQVVTRRTQLMEAEGVVIKCGVEIGKDIPAKQLMEEFDSVVLCCGATKPRDLPIEGRELTNIRFAMEFLGPNTKELWDIKDGKSEQFTELAKGKNVVIIGGGDTGTDCVGTSLRHGCKSVTQLEIMPKPPTERAPNNPWPEWPKTYKMDYGQEEAAEIQGEDPRQYLVTSSKFEGDEEGKVKAVHIHNIEWTNDNGRFIPKKVEGSERVLEAELVLLAMGFLGPEATIAEELGLDLDARSNVKADYGTFKTNIEGVFAAGDMRRGQSLIVWAINEGRAVARECDKFLMGSTKLP
- a CDS encoding thymidine phosphorylase; the encoded protein is MLPQEIIACKRDGLALTRDQVEAFVAGVVSGEFKDYQSSALLMAIVLKGMTPDETSWLTEAMMRSGRIVDLPEISRPKVDKHSTGGVGDKVSLILSPLVAACGLCVPMMSGRGLGHTGGTLDKLEAIPGFSTELNDAAYRKQLQAIHQAMIGQSADMVPADRKLYALRDVTATVESIPLICGSILSKKLAEGIDALVLDVKFGHGAFMPTEARGRELAEALVAISGRMGKPTTALLTRMEQPLGRMIGNSLEVIEAIDCLRGEGPDDLMEVTYALCTEMLMLGGIHATVEDAKSALKAAIQSGAALQGFRELIQAQGGDPRVTDDYQLLPLCDFTCEFGLEHEKPMYVSALDARSFGEAACLLGAGRLSTDSVIDPAVGLELLKKVGDLVQPNEPIVRIHYRDTESLEAAQARLRKAVHLSLDAPAVLPLIVDRISREPKKMS
- a CDS encoding biopolymer transporter ExbD, with the translated sequence MKAKRLRIPDDKVDLTPMIDIVFLLLIYFMVTTTIVKEEADLGVKLPSSMAAPPDTPLPEQHYIDILLDGTVMLNGVPTDNPGSIHLPNLTRTLNQLKLSSDRAGLKTLVIIQPDPDTYQQSVVNVLNALKSVGIHSISFGEGG
- a CDS encoding biopolymer transporter ExbD, which translates into the protein MKPRPIEETSETPDLTPMIDIVFLLIVFFMTVANMQVQQMVPIRVPIAENASIPDERGMRTTITLKSDGSLFFGAQSILIEDLAGLVTQAKLGSPQLKVYVRADAQVPFKEVRKVFAAAAAGGVPNVIFATYQSDK
- a CDS encoding MotA/TolQ/ExbB proton channel family protein; this translates as MNTLSNKFHRALGRFSFALGAFVTCAGGAYGQAEVAVELALPVENITLWAMFQQGGWAMYPLLAFSVATVGLASYCALIIKEKRFTQPEATDDLRAAIEGGDIGAGLSACEAHPGYMTDILRLGFQTVEEGYNSVAEVNEALEERAGKVLAGPLVFVQYLQVVASVSPMMGLLGTVSGMVKAFRNIAAQGLGKPELLANNISEALVTTASGLLIAIPALMFYFYFKNKYMAASSGIYERLGEMTRLMKKNGMVSDQVAS